The following proteins are co-located in the Aggregatibacter aphrophilus ATCC 33389 genome:
- the pbpC gene encoding penicillin-binding protein 1C gives MPKSRKRIYCLLLLSFLLGIGLLIRFLPHEPLKQRFPYSVAVYDEQQNLLRLTTAKDQKYRLWTPLEQLSPQLVEAVLFQEDEWFYYHFGVNPYGLLRGATQTYLLGGTPQGGSTITMQLARILWDIDSRKISGKIEQILRAIQLELQYSKHDILEAYFNFAPYGRNVEGAGTASLIYFNKANKNLNLAEAMILAILPKNPNGYIQQNNNQLNPQLFNARNKLYQRWITEHPQDRQWQSHFTLNYPLRSLEKLPFFAPHFTDQVLQYYADSDAIQNGQIVTSLNSGLQRLVERISRRYLAQQKHYGVTNMAVLVVDNRTMQIKTLIGSGDYFNTQISGQINGTLAKRSYGSTLKPFIYGLAFDQGLAHPKTILKDLPTNFADYQPENYEGNFLGPVTVTQALLQSRNIPAVEMAQQLKQPDLYDLLKLANISLPKNKQHYGLSLVLGGAELSMQQLAELYAALVNQGQWQPLQLLKNPVTTQGARLLSAESSYMVSDMLRQNIRPDIYNKSIKTKLPLYWKTGTSNGLRDAWTVGYFGNYTLVVWFGHFNNKSNPQFIGRRLATPLFLQLADGIIAQYPNMKDPLKREGLNLTDVSVCAADGNLPNQHCQQLTQTLFIPGKSPIQVSNIYQQLRVRKGTDMLACESDPNDQTEQKIYEIWSTDYQKLFAQAGIMKRNPMVNVECPYEQQNQSLQQITQNPLRINSPLENRTYHIHPNNPENHIPLIATTSGEIQHLYWFINNAYLGESLSSKTFLWKPTKSGTYQITAVDDQGHSMTMSVDVRVVN, from the coding sequence ATGCCAAAATCTCGCAAAAGAATTTATTGCCTTTTATTGTTGTCATTCCTCCTCGGCATAGGCTTACTCATTCGTTTTTTGCCTCACGAACCGTTAAAACAACGTTTTCCTTATTCTGTTGCCGTGTATGACGAACAGCAAAATCTGTTGCGTTTAACCACGGCGAAAGATCAGAAATATCGCCTTTGGACGCCTTTGGAACAGCTTTCTCCACAACTCGTTGAGGCGGTGTTATTTCAAGAAGACGAATGGTTTTATTACCATTTTGGTGTCAACCCTTATGGTTTATTGCGTGGGGCGACGCAGACTTATTTATTAGGTGGGACGCCACAGGGCGGATCTACCATTACGATGCAGTTGGCACGGATTTTGTGGGACATTGATAGTCGTAAAATCAGTGGAAAAATTGAACAAATCTTACGCGCGATTCAACTTGAATTGCAATATTCCAAACATGACATTCTTGAGGCCTATTTCAATTTTGCGCCTTATGGCCGCAATGTCGAAGGTGCCGGTACCGCCAGTCTGATTTATTTCAATAAAGCCAATAAAAACCTGAACTTGGCAGAAGCGATGATTTTGGCGATTTTGCCGAAAAACCCTAACGGCTATATTCAACAGAATAATAATCAGCTTAATCCGCAACTGTTTAACGCACGCAATAAGTTATATCAACGTTGGATTACCGAACATCCGCAAGATCGTCAATGGCAATCTCATTTCACCTTGAATTACCCCTTGCGTTCCTTAGAAAAACTCCCGTTTTTTGCACCGCACTTTACCGATCAAGTGTTGCAATATTATGCCGACAGTGATGCGATTCAAAACGGACAAATTGTCACCAGTCTAAATAGTGGTTTGCAACGCTTGGTAGAGCGTATTAGCCGACGTTATTTAGCCCAACAAAAACATTATGGCGTGACCAATATGGCGGTGTTGGTGGTAGATAATCGCACCATGCAAATTAAAACGTTGATTGGGTCGGGAGATTATTTCAATACACAAATCAGCGGCCAAATTAACGGCACCTTAGCAAAGCGCTCCTATGGTTCGACGCTGAAACCCTTTATTTATGGCTTGGCATTTGATCAAGGCTTGGCGCATCCAAAAACCATTTTGAAGGATTTGCCCACCAATTTCGCCGATTATCAACCGGAAAATTATGAAGGTAATTTCCTCGGGCCGGTGACGGTAACTCAAGCGTTGCTGCAAAGTCGCAATATTCCTGCGGTAGAAATGGCACAACAGCTGAAGCAGCCTGATCTTTATGATTTATTAAAACTGGCAAATATTTCGTTGCCAAAAAATAAACAACATTATGGTTTGTCTTTAGTATTGGGCGGGGCAGAACTTTCTATGCAGCAGTTAGCAGAGTTATACGCCGCCTTGGTCAACCAAGGTCAATGGCAACCGCTGCAATTATTAAAGAACCCAGTGACTACTCAAGGCGCACGTTTGCTTAGCGCCGAAAGTAGCTACATGGTGAGCGATATGCTAAGGCAAAATATTCGTCCCGATATTTATAATAAATCCATTAAAACAAAACTGCCGCTATATTGGAAAACCGGCACATCTAATGGCTTACGCGATGCTTGGACGGTAGGCTATTTCGGCAATTACACACTGGTGGTATGGTTTGGGCATTTTAATAATAAAAGCAATCCGCAATTTATCGGTCGTCGTCTTGCAACGCCGTTATTTTTACAACTGGCAGACGGCATTATTGCGCAATATCCAAACATGAAAGACCCATTAAAACGTGAAGGATTAAATTTAACGGATGTGTCGGTTTGTGCCGCCGATGGTAATTTACCGAACCAACATTGTCAGCAACTCACCCAAACCCTGTTTATCCCCGGTAAATCACCGATTCAGGTGAGTAATATTTATCAACAATTACGCGTGCGAAAAGGTACCGACATGTTGGCGTGTGAAAGCGATCCGAACGATCAAACGGAACAAAAAATCTATGAAATCTGGAGCACCGATTATCAAAAGCTCTTTGCTCAAGCCGGGATTATGAAACGTAATCCGATGGTGAATGTTGAATGTCCTTACGAACAGCAAAATCAATCTTTACAACAGATCACGCAAAATCCGTTGCGAATTAATTCGCCATTAGAAAATCGTACTTATCACATTCATCCAAACAACCCTGAAAACCATATTCCGCTTATCGCCACCACATCAGGTGAAATCCAACATTTATATTGGTTTATCAATAATGCCTATTTAGGCGAAAGCCTTTCATCCAAAACTTTCCTCTGGAAACCCACCAAAAGCGGCACCTACCAAATCACTGCCGTCGATGATCAGGGGCACAGCATGACAATGAGTGTGGATGTAAGAGTGGTAAATTAG